Proteins from one Arthrobacter sp. DNA4 genomic window:
- a CDS encoding phosphoribosyl-ATP diphosphatase encodes MKNFETLFAELSEKAATRPEGSRTVAELESGVHGIGKKVVEEAAEVWMAAEYESDEAAAEEISQLLYHLQVLMLAKGLTLEDVYKHL; translated from the coding sequence AGACGCTGTTCGCTGAGCTCAGCGAGAAGGCAGCCACCCGCCCGGAAGGCTCCCGCACCGTCGCTGAATTGGAGTCCGGTGTTCACGGCATCGGCAAAAAAGTCGTTGAGGAAGCAGCCGAAGTATGGATGGCTGCCGAATATGAATCCGATGAAGCTGCGGCCGAGGAAATCTCCCAGCTGTTGTACCACCTGCAGGTTCTGATGCTCGCAAAAGGCCTGACCCTGGAAGACGTCTACAAGCATCTGTAG
- the hisF gene encoding imidazole glycerol phosphate synthase subunit HisF, translating into MAVAVRVIPCLDVDAGRVVKGVNFEGLRDAGDPVELAHRYDNAGADELTFLDVTASSGNRETTFDVVRRTAEEVFIPLTVGGGVRGVAEVDKLLRYGADKASINTAAVARPDVIDEITRHFGSQVLVLSVDARRTRPGSRPTPSGFEVTTHGGRTGTGIDAIEWAREAADRGVGEILLNSIDADGTKDGFDLELIKLVRAAVRVPIIASGGAGEPAHFPPAVEAGADAVLAASIFHWGPDNMMSQVKDAIREAGFEVR; encoded by the coding sequence ATGGCAGTAGCAGTACGGGTCATTCCCTGCCTTGATGTCGACGCCGGGCGCGTCGTCAAGGGCGTCAACTTCGAGGGCCTCCGCGATGCCGGCGACCCCGTGGAACTCGCCCACCGCTACGACAACGCCGGCGCCGACGAACTGACCTTCCTCGACGTCACCGCGTCGTCCGGTAACCGGGAGACCACGTTCGACGTCGTCCGGCGCACCGCCGAGGAAGTCTTCATCCCGCTCACCGTTGGCGGCGGCGTCCGTGGGGTGGCCGAGGTGGACAAGCTCCTGCGCTACGGCGCGGACAAAGCCTCCATCAACACCGCGGCCGTGGCGCGCCCGGACGTCATCGACGAGATCACCCGGCACTTCGGTTCCCAGGTGCTGGTCCTGTCCGTCGACGCCCGCCGGACGCGCCCGGGATCCCGGCCCACGCCGTCGGGCTTCGAAGTGACCACCCACGGCGGCCGCACCGGCACCGGGATCGACGCCATCGAATGGGCCAGGGAAGCAGCCGACCGCGGCGTCGGGGAGATCCTGCTGAACTCCATCGATGCCGACGGCACCAAGGACGGGTTCGACCTCGAACTCATCAAGCTGGTCCGGGCCGCCGTCAGGGTCCCCATCATCGCCTCCGGCGGCGCGGGGGAGCCGGCGCACTTCCCGCCCGCCGTCGAGGCCGGCGCGGACGCCGTCCTGGCTGCGTCAATTTTCCACTGGGGCCCGGACAACATGATGTCCCAGGTCAAGGACGCCATCCGCGAGGCAGGCTTCGAAGTCAGGTAG
- a CDS encoding TIGR03085 family metal-binding protein: MHFVEPSREVLAETLLAAGPDAPTLCKGWRTRDLAAHLYLRERKAAVGLGLIIKRLAKASDQATAKLAAKLTSNEDYARLVNTFRAGPPALSPMSIRALDESANLIEYFVHTEDVRRAVDRWAPRALDEAYSDALWDELVKRAAILYRGVDLGIVLVRPSGPRHVAKRAPVSVAIVGEPGELLMHAHGRTRHALVTFEGQPDAVALLQSAEVGL; the protein is encoded by the coding sequence ATGCATTTCGTCGAACCGTCCCGAGAAGTCCTGGCCGAAACCCTGCTTGCGGCCGGCCCTGATGCGCCCACGCTGTGCAAGGGCTGGCGTACCAGGGACCTTGCCGCGCACCTGTACCTGCGCGAGCGGAAGGCCGCCGTCGGGCTCGGTTTGATCATCAAGCGCCTGGCCAAGGCCTCGGACCAGGCCACCGCAAAGCTGGCCGCCAAGCTCACCAGCAACGAGGACTACGCCCGGCTGGTGAACACCTTCCGCGCCGGGCCGCCGGCCCTCTCCCCGATGAGCATCCGGGCGCTGGACGAAAGCGCCAACCTGATCGAGTACTTCGTGCACACGGAGGACGTCCGGCGCGCCGTGGACCGGTGGGCCCCCCGGGCACTGGACGAGGCCTACTCGGACGCGCTCTGGGACGAACTGGTTAAACGCGCCGCCATTCTCTACCGCGGCGTGGACCTTGGCATTGTCCTGGTCCGCCCGTCCGGGCCGAGGCACGTGGCCAAGCGCGCGCCCGTTTCGGTGGCCATCGTCGGCGAGCCGGGCGAACTGCTGATGCACGCCCATGGCCGCACCCGCCACGCCCTGGTCACGTTCGAAGGCCAGCCGGACGCCGTAGCCCTTCTCCAGTCAGCCGAAGTAGGACTGTAG
- the hisI gene encoding phosphoribosyl-AMP cyclohydrolase: MSEQPTPVQTAGSAVSAPVQSVPAPSVESAPPASPLPEEVAAALKRDGAGLVAAVVQQYDTNEVLMLGWMDDEALHRTMTTGRVTFYSRSRQEYWRKGDTSGHVQWVKSVAMDCDGDALLVRVDQVGAACHTGTRTCFDGRDLDVVAGQAG; this comes from the coding sequence ATGTCTGAGCAGCCAACCCCCGTCCAAACCGCAGGATCCGCCGTGTCCGCTCCCGTGCAGTCCGTGCCGGCGCCGTCCGTTGAATCCGCCCCGCCGGCAAGCCCGCTTCCCGAGGAGGTGGCCGCCGCGCTCAAGCGCGACGGCGCAGGCCTGGTGGCCGCTGTGGTGCAGCAGTACGACACGAACGAAGTGCTCATGCTTGGCTGGATGGACGACGAAGCCCTCCACCGCACCATGACCACCGGCCGCGTGACGTTCTACTCCCGCTCCCGCCAGGAGTACTGGCGCAAGGGGGACACCTCGGGGCACGTCCAGTGGGTCAAATCCGTGGCCATGGACTGCGACGGCGACGCACTGCTGGTGCGCGTCGACCAGGTGGGCGCCGCCTGCCACACCGGCACCCGAACCTGCTTCGACGGCAGGGACCTCGACGTGGTGGCCGGTCAGGCAGGGTAG
- a CDS encoding anthranilate synthase component I, which translates to MQDLGTISPSLEEFRELAGHSRVIPVRLKVLADAETPIGLYRKLAQGQPGTFLMESAAVGGAWSRYSFIGAKSRATLTTKDGQAHWLGEPPAGVPVSGSPVEAIRDTIDALRTDRFEGLPPFTSGLVGFLGWETVRHWERLVSPPEDDLHLPEMALNLVTDMAVHDNVDGTVLLIANAINFDNSSERVDEAWHDAVARVKELLARISAPVVQPVSVLAPAALDFASSVQERWDEAEYLAALDRGKEAIVDGEVFQVVISRRFEMECKASALDVYRVLRNTNPSPYMYIFSLEDAEGREYSIVGSSPEALVTVTGEEVITHPIAGSRPRGKTVEADKALAEELLADQKERAEHLMLVDLSRNDLSKVCVAGTVDVTQFMEVERFSHIMHLVSTVVGQLAPQAKAYDVLKATFPAGTLSGAPKPRALRLLDELEPHRRGIYGGVVGYLDFAGDMDMAIAIRSALIREGRAYVQAGGGIVADSVNPTEAIETVNKAAAPLRAVHTAGSLHNISAESLPGGTDS; encoded by the coding sequence ATGCAGGACCTCGGAACCATCAGCCCAAGCCTTGAGGAGTTCCGGGAACTCGCCGGCCACAGCCGCGTCATTCCCGTCCGGCTCAAGGTCCTCGCCGACGCCGAAACCCCCATCGGCCTGTACCGGAAGCTGGCCCAGGGGCAGCCCGGCACCTTCCTCATGGAATCGGCCGCCGTAGGCGGAGCCTGGTCACGCTACTCCTTCATCGGTGCCAAATCCCGCGCCACGCTGACCACCAAGGACGGCCAGGCGCACTGGCTGGGCGAGCCGCCCGCCGGGGTGCCGGTCAGCGGCAGTCCGGTGGAAGCCATCCGCGACACCATCGATGCCCTGCGCACTGACCGGTTCGAGGGGCTGCCGCCGTTCACCTCCGGCCTGGTGGGCTTCCTCGGCTGGGAAACCGTCCGGCACTGGGAGCGGCTGGTCAGTCCGCCGGAGGACGATCTGCACCTGCCCGAGATGGCCCTGAACCTGGTCACGGACATGGCGGTGCACGACAACGTTGACGGTACGGTCCTGCTGATCGCCAATGCCATCAACTTCGACAACAGCTCCGAGCGCGTCGATGAGGCCTGGCACGACGCCGTGGCCCGGGTCAAGGAACTCCTGGCCAGGATCAGCGCCCCCGTGGTGCAGCCCGTGTCCGTGCTGGCACCTGCTGCCCTGGACTTCGCCTCGAGCGTCCAGGAACGCTGGGACGAAGCCGAATACCTGGCAGCCCTTGACCGCGGCAAGGAAGCCATCGTCGACGGCGAAGTCTTCCAGGTGGTGATCTCGCGCCGCTTCGAGATGGAGTGCAAGGCGTCCGCCCTTGACGTCTACCGCGTGCTCCGCAACACCAACCCCAGCCCCTACATGTACATTTTCAGCCTCGAAGACGCCGAGGGCCGCGAATACTCCATCGTCGGGTCCTCCCCGGAAGCGCTGGTGACGGTCACGGGCGAGGAAGTCATCACCCACCCCATCGCCGGCTCCCGCCCCCGCGGCAAGACGGTCGAAGCGGACAAGGCCCTGGCCGAGGAACTGCTGGCGGACCAGAAGGAACGCGCCGAGCACCTGATGCTGGTGGACCTGTCCCGCAACGACCTCTCCAAGGTCTGCGTTGCCGGCACGGTGGATGTCACCCAGTTCATGGAGGTGGAGCGCTTCAGCCACATCATGCACCTGGTATCCACCGTGGTGGGGCAGCTCGCTCCGCAGGCCAAGGCTTACGACGTCCTGAAGGCCACGTTCCCGGCCGGCACGCTCTCCGGAGCCCCCAAGCCCAGGGCGCTGCGCCTGCTCGATGAGCTGGAACCGCACCGCCGCGGCATCTACGGCGGCGTGGTGGGCTACCTCGACTTCGCCGGGGACATGGACATGGCCATCGCCATCAGGTCGGCGCTGATCCGGGAAGGGCGCGCCTACGTCCAGGCCGGCGGCGGCATCGTGGCGGACTCGGTGAACCCCACCGAGGCCATAGAAACCGTCAACAAGGCCGCCGCCCCGCTGCGCGCAGTCCACACCGCCGGATCGCTGCACAACATTTCCGCGGAATCCCTGCCCGGCGGGACGGACTCCTGA
- a CDS encoding Trp biosynthesis-associated membrane protein, with amino-acid sequence MPDSGVTAGKAGKAGKARKNRGTPVWARKSTLVMLIALLALAAFGTTTQTWMTATLDPNQVGQAAATQSAIQVQGSKAATTVTALALVALAGGLAAAIAGRIARWVITAIIVLASAGVVTAAATVLADPLSAAQGTIAGATGISGSQAHVELTPFPVLAVVAGCLLALAALLILPASRYWKTRTKYDAPGAAGTAAAAGPVDEIDSWDRLSRGEDPT; translated from the coding sequence ATGCCGGATTCCGGAGTAACTGCGGGCAAGGCCGGCAAAGCAGGCAAGGCGCGGAAGAACCGCGGCACGCCGGTGTGGGCACGCAAGTCGACGCTGGTGATGCTGATCGCCCTCCTCGCGCTGGCCGCCTTCGGCACCACCACCCAGACCTGGATGACTGCCACCCTGGACCCCAATCAGGTCGGCCAGGCTGCCGCCACCCAAAGTGCCATCCAGGTGCAGGGCAGCAAGGCCGCCACCACCGTCACGGCCCTGGCCCTAGTGGCCCTTGCCGGGGGACTGGCAGCTGCCATCGCCGGCAGGATCGCACGGTGGGTCATCACCGCCATCATCGTCCTGGCCTCAGCCGGTGTGGTCACCGCCGCGGCAACGGTCCTGGCCGACCCGCTCTCGGCCGCGCAGGGAACCATTGCAGGCGCCACCGGGATCTCCGGCAGCCAGGCGCATGTGGAGCTCACCCCCTTTCCGGTACTCGCCGTCGTCGCCGGCTGCCTGTTGGCGCTGGCAGCCCTCCTGATCCTGCCGGCGTCCCGTTACTGGAAGACGCGCACCAAATATGACGCGCCCGGCGCCGCGGGAACCGCTGCAGCGGCGGGACCGGTGGACGAGATTGACAGCTGGGACCGGCTTTCCCGCGGCGAGGACCCAACGTAA
- a CDS encoding HGxxPAAW family protein has translation MSKAPASVSKSGTRQVAPGAIDHSQELGHGNSPAAWTCVIVMLVGALIAAIAFVIASTPIFIGGAVVMVIGLILGYVMRKAGYGVEGSKLKNSGH, from the coding sequence ATGAGCAAAGCACCTGCGTCCGTTTCCAAGTCCGGCACCCGCCAGGTCGCCCCGGGCGCCATTGACCACAGCCAGGAACTGGGCCACGGCAACAGCCCGGCAGCATGGACCTGCGTCATCGTCATGCTCGTCGGCGCGCTCATCGCAGCCATCGCCTTCGTTATCGCCAGCACCCCCATCTTCATTGGCGGCGCCGTTGTCATGGTCATCGGCCTGATCCTCGGTTACGTCATGCGCAAAGCAGGCTACGGCGTCGAAGGCAGCAAGCTGAAGAACTCCGGCCACTGA
- the trpC gene encoding indole-3-glycerol phosphate synthase TrpC, whose translation MATVLDDINAGVREDMEARKRLVSLAELKDLAQAATPARDAWAALGGTSPTREQLKVIAEIKRRSPSKGDLASIGDPASLARQYADGGASVISVLTEQRRFNGSLADLDAVRAAVDIPLLRKDFTLDEYQIWEARAHGADLILLIVAALSDAQLTEFSALSRELGMNVLVETHTEEEIERAIAANARIIGVNVRNLKTLDVDRSVFASLAGMIPAEAVVVAESGVRDADDVTHYAASGANAILVGEALVSHATPRERIAEFTAAGAAAIAARS comes from the coding sequence ATGGCGACTGTTCTCGACGACATCAACGCCGGTGTCAGGGAGGATATGGAGGCCAGGAAGCGGCTCGTTTCCCTGGCTGAGCTGAAGGACCTGGCCCAGGCAGCGACACCCGCCCGCGACGCGTGGGCGGCCCTCGGCGGAACCTCCCCAACCCGGGAACAGCTGAAAGTCATCGCCGAAATCAAGCGCCGCAGCCCCTCCAAGGGCGATCTCGCCAGCATCGGAGATCCGGCGTCGCTCGCCCGGCAGTACGCCGACGGCGGTGCCTCCGTCATCAGCGTCCTCACCGAACAGCGCCGCTTCAACGGGTCGCTGGCCGACCTCGACGCCGTGCGCGCCGCCGTCGACATCCCGCTGCTGCGCAAGGACTTCACGCTCGACGAGTACCAGATCTGGGAGGCCCGTGCCCACGGTGCCGACCTCATCCTGCTCATCGTGGCCGCGCTTTCGGACGCGCAGCTCACCGAGTTCAGCGCCCTCAGCCGCGAGCTCGGCATGAACGTGCTGGTGGAGACGCACACGGAGGAAGAAATCGAGCGGGCCATCGCGGCCAACGCCCGGATCATCGGCGTCAACGTGCGCAACCTGAAGACGCTCGACGTCGACCGTTCGGTTTTTGCCTCACTGGCAGGAATGATCCCCGCCGAGGCTGTCGTGGTTGCCGAATCAGGCGTCCGCGACGCGGACGACGTCACGCACTACGCCGCCAGCGGCGCCAACGCCATCCTGGTGGGCGAGGCCCTGGTAAGCCACGCCACGCCGCGGGAACGCATCGCCGAGTTCACTGCCGCCGGCGCCGCCGCCATCGCTGCCCGCAGCTAA
- the trpB gene encoding tryptophan synthase subunit beta: MAEASSGNADNTTAEAFLQGGSLRHAPGPYFGNYGGRWMPESLIAALDELEETFNKAKDDPDFRAQIADLNKNYSGRPSLLTEAKRFSQHAGGVRVFLKREDLNHTGSHKINNVLGQALLAKRMGKTRIIAETGAGQHGVASATAAALMGLECVVYMGAEDCRRQALNVARMELLGAKVIPVTSGSQTLKDAINDALRDWVANVSTTHYLLGTAAGAHPFPAMVRYFHEVIGEEARAQILEQEGRLPDAVCACIGGGSNAIGIFHGFLDDPTVKIYGFEAGGEGVETGRHAATITLGKPGVLHGARSYLMQDDDGQTIESHSISAGLDYPGVGPEHSYLADIGRVSYEPITDGEAMDAFRLLCRTEGIIPAIESSHALAGAIKVGQRLAAEDAASAAEKIIIVNLSGRGDKDVATAAEWFDLLDKNSAESEIGKEGEQL, translated from the coding sequence ATGGCTGAAGCATCCTCAGGAAACGCTGACAACACCACCGCGGAAGCATTCCTGCAGGGGGGATCCCTCCGCCACGCCCCGGGGCCGTACTTCGGCAACTACGGCGGCCGATGGATGCCCGAGTCCCTCATCGCCGCCCTGGACGAACTTGAAGAGACCTTCAACAAGGCCAAGGACGACCCCGACTTCCGGGCCCAGATCGCCGACCTGAACAAGAACTACTCCGGCCGCCCGTCCCTGCTGACGGAAGCCAAGCGGTTCTCCCAGCACGCCGGGGGAGTGCGGGTGTTCCTCAAGCGCGAGGACCTCAACCACACGGGCTCGCACAAGATCAACAACGTCCTGGGCCAGGCCCTGCTCGCCAAGCGCATGGGCAAGACCCGCATCATCGCCGAGACCGGCGCCGGCCAGCACGGCGTGGCCAGTGCCACCGCTGCCGCCCTCATGGGCCTGGAGTGCGTGGTGTACATGGGTGCCGAGGACTGCCGCCGCCAGGCGCTGAACGTTGCCCGCATGGAGCTGCTGGGGGCCAAGGTCATTCCCGTGACCAGCGGCTCCCAGACCCTCAAGGACGCCATCAACGATGCCCTCCGGGACTGGGTAGCCAACGTTTCCACCACCCACTACCTGCTGGGCACCGCCGCCGGAGCCCATCCGTTCCCCGCCATGGTCCGCTACTTCCACGAGGTCATCGGCGAGGAAGCCCGCGCCCAGATCCTCGAGCAGGAGGGCCGGCTCCCGGACGCTGTCTGCGCCTGCATTGGCGGCGGCTCCAACGCCATCGGCATCTTCCACGGGTTCCTGGATGATCCCACCGTGAAGATCTACGGGTTCGAGGCCGGCGGCGAAGGCGTGGAGACAGGCCGGCACGCCGCGACCATTACCCTGGGCAAGCCCGGGGTCCTCCATGGCGCACGGTCCTACCTGATGCAGGACGACGACGGGCAGACCATCGAGTCGCACTCGATCTCCGCCGGACTGGACTACCCCGGGGTCGGCCCGGAGCACTCCTACCTGGCCGACATCGGGCGGGTCAGCTACGAGCCCATCACCGACGGCGAAGCGATGGACGCCTTCCGGCTCCTGTGCCGCACCGAAGGCATCATCCCCGCCATCGAGTCCTCGCATGCGCTGGCCGGAGCCATCAAGGTGGGCCAGCGGCTTGCCGCCGAGGACGCCGCTTCCGCCGCCGAAAAGATCATCATCGTCAACCTTTCCGGACGCGGTGACAAGGACGTAGCCACCGCCGCCGAATGGTTTGACCTGTTGGACAAAAATTCCGCCGAATCGGAAATCGGCAAAGAGGGGGAGCAGCTGTGA
- the trpA gene encoding tryptophan synthase subunit alpha, which yields MSSADIANQAETASKSAAAIDRARSQGRSALIGYLPAGYPSVEETIAAGIALAENGADLIEIGIPYSDPVMDGQVIQAATTEALAKGFHVSQVFDVVAGITSRTDAAVLVMTYWNPVVRMGVDEFSRRLAEAGGAGLITPDLIPDEAAEWMAASDKYGLDRVFLVAPSSTPERMQRTVDASRGFVYAVSIMGVTGARTSVSTAAKDVVAAAHGAGAERVCVGLGVSTADQVREIAAYAEGVIVGTALVAALRDGGVDAVGALTKDLATGLALESGLKQETGA from the coding sequence GTGAGCAGCGCAGACATCGCCAACCAGGCAGAGACGGCCAGCAAGTCGGCAGCAGCGATCGACAGGGCCCGTTCCCAGGGGCGCTCGGCGCTCATCGGCTACCTTCCCGCCGGCTACCCCAGCGTGGAGGAAACCATCGCCGCAGGCATCGCCCTGGCGGAGAACGGAGCCGACCTGATCGAAATCGGCATCCCCTACTCCGATCCGGTCATGGACGGCCAGGTCATCCAGGCCGCCACCACCGAGGCCCTGGCCAAGGGCTTCCACGTCAGCCAGGTCTTCGACGTCGTCGCCGGCATCACCAGCAGGACCGACGCCGCCGTCCTGGTCATGACCTACTGGAACCCCGTGGTCCGCATGGGCGTGGATGAGTTCTCGCGCCGGCTCGCCGAAGCCGGTGGCGCCGGGCTCATCACCCCGGACCTCATTCCGGACGAGGCCGCCGAGTGGATGGCAGCCTCTGACAAGTACGGCCTGGACCGGGTGTTCCTGGTGGCACCGTCCTCCACGCCGGAGCGCATGCAGCGCACCGTGGACGCGAGCCGCGGCTTCGTCTACGCCGTGTCCATCATGGGCGTCACGGGCGCACGGACATCCGTCAGCACGGCCGCCAAGGATGTTGTGGCAGCCGCGCACGGTGCAGGCGCCGAACGCGTCTGCGTGGGCCTTGGCGTCTCCACCGCGGACCAGGTCCGCGAAATCGCAGCCTACGCCGAAGGCGTCATCGTGGGCACGGCACTGGTGGCCGCCCTCCGCGACGGGGGAGTGGACGCCGTCGGCGCCCTCACCAAGGACCTCGCCACCGGGCTGGCCCTGGAATCCGGCCTCAAGCAGGAAACCGGGGCGTAG
- the lgt gene encoding prolipoprotein diacylglyceryl transferase, translated as MQPLLQATALTPTLVSASIPSPDWSGFDIPLPWGSLRIHAYALCILVSIVVGLWLTSVRWAKRGAPEGSVWDIVIWAIPFGIIGGRLYHVVSSPDAYFGPGFDGTGDLSLIPQIQRGGLGIWGAVVLGAVGAWIGCRRSGVKLSAFVDTAAPGLLLAQAIGRWGNYFNQELFGGPTTLPWGLQIDANNPNFPVSMPADTLFHPTFLYESLWNLAVVLILLALDRRFNFRRSRLFWLYAMYYTLGRVWIEAMRIDDAEQISIFGITTRLNVWTSIFVFLAALAAFILLGLKGTGPGHRVPRGREPDKAVTTGPHAGTVTEVRDPDTVVSDSDSRGNLPDNHSGSRHASDPTEEAAAAPAGPKPGADATAAGHSGSTATEPAPEAGTGK; from the coding sequence GTGCAGCCGCTCCTTCAGGCAACCGCCCTGACACCCACGTTGGTGTCCGCCAGCATCCCCAGCCCGGACTGGTCCGGCTTCGACATCCCCCTCCCATGGGGCAGCCTGCGGATCCACGCCTACGCGTTGTGCATCCTGGTAAGCATCGTCGTAGGCCTTTGGCTGACGTCCGTCCGCTGGGCCAAGCGTGGTGCGCCTGAAGGCAGCGTCTGGGACATCGTCATCTGGGCCATCCCCTTTGGCATCATCGGGGGGCGGCTGTACCACGTGGTCTCATCACCGGACGCCTACTTCGGCCCCGGCTTTGACGGCACCGGAGACCTCTCCCTGATCCCGCAGATCCAACGGGGCGGGCTGGGAATCTGGGGCGCCGTCGTGCTCGGTGCGGTGGGTGCCTGGATCGGGTGCCGCCGCAGCGGCGTCAAGCTGAGCGCCTTCGTCGATACCGCAGCGCCGGGCCTGCTCTTGGCACAGGCCATTGGCCGGTGGGGCAACTACTTCAACCAGGAACTCTTCGGCGGCCCCACCACCCTGCCGTGGGGCCTGCAAATCGACGCGAACAACCCCAACTTTCCGGTAAGCATGCCCGCCGACACCCTCTTCCACCCCACGTTCCTCTACGAGTCGCTGTGGAACCTGGCCGTCGTCCTGATCCTGCTCGCCCTGGACCGGCGCTTCAACTTCCGCCGGAGCAGGCTCTTCTGGCTGTACGCCATGTACTACACGCTGGGCCGCGTCTGGATTGAAGCCATGCGCATCGACGATGCTGAGCAGATCAGCATCTTCGGCATCACCACCAGGCTCAATGTGTGGACCAGCATCTTCGTGTTCCTGGCAGCCCTGGCCGCCTTCATCCTGCTCGGCCTCAAGGGTACCGGACCCGGACACCGTGTACCTCGCGGCCGTGAACCGGACAAGGCCGTGACAACGGGACCACATGCCGGGACAGTCACAGAGGTCCGTGATCCGGACACTGTTGTCTCAGATAGTGATTCGCGTGGTAATCTCCCTGATAACCACAGCGGTTCCAGGCATGCTTCCGACCCCACGGAAGAAGCCGCGGCGGCACCGGCCGGCCCAAAGCCCGGAGCGGATGCGACGGCTGCCGGACACTCCGGCAGCACAGCCACGGAACCCGCACCGGAGGCCGGCACCGGCAAGTAG